In Sander lucioperca isolate FBNREF2018 chromosome 12, SLUC_FBN_1.2, whole genome shotgun sequence, one DNA window encodes the following:
- the alas2 gene encoding 5-aminolevulinate synthase, erythroid-specific, mitochondrial has product MAAFLHHCPFLKSVPKPALRRTGATLLSLADQCPIITRQISVSGTASLEAKVGVSPIKPKSHQLPTVEQRRLFAQRATQVAVSVSKGCPFVTSEIGIVQASPEVQEDVQDGLMTSLLKGLKDAIIPTPAQTNTVTHLLKDNMVGPSYDYDRFFIEKISEKKKDHTYRVFKTVNRSAEVFPFAEDYSISGREGSQVSVWCSNDYLGMSRHPQVLSAIRDAVEKHGAGAGGTRNISGTSNFHVSLEKELAQLHQKDAALAFSSCFVANDSTLFTLAKMLPGCEIYSDAGNHASMIQGIRNSGAKRFIFRHNDSRHLEELLQRSDHKTPKIVAFETVHSMDGAICPLEDLCDVAHRYGALTFVDEVHAVGLYGAHGAGVGERDNIMHKIDIVSGTLGKAFGCFGGYIASSAALVDTVRSFAAGFIFTTALPPMVLAGAMESVRILKSPEGQVLRRAHQRNVKHMRQLLMDKGLPVVNCPSHIIPIRVGNAELNTKVCDTLLERHNIYVQAINYPTVPRGEELLRLAPSPHHNPAMMDYFVEKLVEVWQEAGLQISSPATASCTFCDRPLHFDLMSEWERSYFGNMEPQYITVLA; this is encoded by the exons ATGGCTGCCTTCCTTCATCACTGCCCCTTCCTAAAGTCTGTGCCTAAGCCAGCTTTGAGGAGAACTGGAGCCACCTTGCTGTCTCTGGCCGATCAATGCCCCATCATCACTCGCCAGATCAGTGTGAGCGGCACAGCCTCTCTGGAGGCCAAGGTGGGCGTCTCACCCATCAAACCCAAGAGTCACCAACTTCCCACAGTTGAGCAAAGGAGGCTGTTTGCTCAGAGAGCTACTCAGGTGGCTGTGTCTGTATCGAAGGGCTGCCCCTTTGTCACCTCTGAGATTGGGATTGTCCAAGCCAGCCCTGAAGTACAGGAGGACGTCCAAGATG GTTTGATGACTTCTCTGTTGAAGGGTTTAAAGGATGCAATCATCCCAACACCAGCTCAAACCAACACTGTCACCCACCTCCTCAAAGACAACATGG TTGGTCCCAGCTACGACTATGACCGCTTCTTTATTGAGAAGATctctgagaaaaaaaaggacCACACGTACAGAGTCTTCAAGACCGTGAACAGGAGCGCTGAGGTCTTCCCGTTTGCTGAGGATTACTCCATCTCTGGGCGGGAGGGTTCCCAGGTGTCCGTCTGGTGCAGCAATGACTATTTGGGAATGAGTCGACACCCACAGGTGCTCAGTGCGATCAG AGATGCTGTGGAAAAGCACGGCGCAGGAGCAGGCGGGACCAGGAACATCTCAGGCACCAGTAACTTCCATGTGTCACTGGAAAAGGAGCTGGCACAGCTGCACCAGAAAgacgcagctctggccttctcCTCCTGCTTTGTGGCAAATGACTCCACCCTCTTCACTTTGGCTAAGATGCTGCCAG GGTGCGAGATCTACTCTGATGCAGGGAACCACGCATCGATGATTCAGGGCATCAGGAACAGCGGAGCCAAGCGCTTCATCTTCCGCCACAATGACAGTCGACACCTGGAGGAACTGCTGCAACGCTCTGACcacaaaacacccaaaataGTAGCATTCGAGACTGTGCACTCAATGGATG GTGCCATATGTCCTCTGGAAGATCTTTGCGATGTCGCTCATCGTTATGGAGCTCTGACGTTTGTTGATGAAGTTCATGCTGTGGGCCTGTACGGAGCCCATGGAGCTGGAGTGGGAGAGAGGGACAACATTATGCACAAGATTGACATTGTTTCTGGGACTTTAG GCAAAGCCTTTGGATGTTTTGGAGGCTACATCGCCAGCAGCGCCGCCCTGGTGGACACAGTGCGCTCCTTCGCAGCCGGCTTCATCTTCACCACTGCCCTGCCCCCGATGGTCCTGGCTGGAGCCATGGAGTCTGTCCGGATCCTGAAGAGCCCCGAGGGGCAGGTGCTCCGCAGAGCCCACCAGAGGAATGTCAAACACATGAGGCAGCTGCTCATGGATAAGGGCCTACCTGTGGTCAACTGTCCTAGCCACATCATCCCCATACGG GTGGGCAACGCTGAGCTCAACACCAAGGTGTGTGACACCCTGCTGGAGAGACACAACATCTACGTCCAGGCCATCAACTACCCCACGGTGCCTCGTGGTGAGGAGCTGCTGCGCCTGGCTCCATCTCCTCATCACAACCCCGCCATGATGGACTACTTTGTGG AGAAACTGGTGGAGGTGTGGCAGGAGGCAGGGCTCCAGATCAGCAGCCCGGCCACAGCTTCCTGCACCTTCTGTGACCGCCCACTGCATTTTGACCTTATGAGTGAGTGGGAAAGATCCTACTTCGGCAACATGGAACCACAATACATTACTGTGTTGGCATAA
- the ttc34 gene encoding tetratricopeptide repeat protein 34: protein MSALVRPGVNVSELCKDGDKLLEAGELGRATSLYMSAFRTHAASTVSHMRNLKSGMGGVISTLEGWLDSHGENHPAQGFNKGLAAVFLSTLCPNNLSATIFKMESLLQSGVHGCEEIFARCTALLEGMQNPHPQDATRMVLEITRALACLLSETHSIKGLKLYLKAYQSNKSETVTLVKSRQAQHLTKIVMAFTDQLLHIHPSLIFDSECAVTTNENDKLDIEASSSSTIIEFLLAISPGNREVHELQAAYLFLTGRFMDSAEVYSALLHHGYCQKTSECSTDKSYQDPPERRARLLTSRAAACLSAGGRIAEACRDLGEAFELHPATARIYFQKLFTDHGTGVAARNHLRQQAERGLSGYRERVPIRPDLRSSEGVELLDPVITQLRTLCHLEPDGGGRELRVRLADCLLLRGEHKEALSICSQLAAAQGQQSYQNTVQVLCGYARLLSDDHKGALEDFQAVIEHNAPHPSSCVRALCGRGLLRMIGGLHYLTALDYVTASRLHPQETALTVRCLVPWNYRGLLFTVLLEQGRVMLEGTGEHESMSSSSEDSQQPQQGDQPQAPSKRNKHRSGTPAGVQSLAVLLMELQPGDDGSQILAADALYQLGRVEEAYRLLLSIGPSSPRAPILARLALLQLHRGFLYDTNQLLKKLIQCGDTSCLRPLLAVAQQKDRALLQAHCHSAAKRILEGMREESAVREAVAYLSIAIMASGGVAAESLLERARCYALLGQRKTAIFDFSAILKEHPKYVQALCGRGFTYLMLNQQKECTRDILAALQINTDIVTKDILSLKDKARKLVCDWLHQLCRTNLSDILLANAVPCHKEQLREAFTIGGALMKTDCRDPRWHLLYVDILLAKGEVKAAAAHLCQVFGQEPRDAVAQARVGVLEAWKQNYRSAARRLSKLTEKDLSSLGFLLALIPINQRKCMAQAAAQEASSVSSGGQWDQALTLLTVAVQAGGNYRLQYLRQRAACLAHLGLHERAIADLDRVIQKHNGSDSSCSDEHQLWAEDLCRRGRSLVLCSREGAALEDFTRALELHRNQAIQCVEAGLGRLRLAECFLRGALQHYGEQQLSKAWTMIECGLVVDSDNTELRRLRAKVKREVASPCNVN, encoded by the exons ATGTCTGCTCTGGTTCGACCTGGAGTTAATGTTTCAGAGCTATGTAAGGATGGAGACAAGCTCCTTGAGGCCGGAGAGTTGGGGAGGGCTACCTCTCTCTACATGTCTGCCTTCAGGACTCACGCCGCCTCCACCGTGTCCCACATGCGGAACTTGAAGTCAGGCATGGGTGGGGTGATCTCTACTCTAGAAGGATGGCTTGACAGTCATGGGGAGAACCACCCTGCTCAGGGTTTTAACAAAGGTCTTGCagctgtgtttctgtccacacTCTGCCCTAACAATCTGTCAGCCACCATTTTTAAGATGGAGTCACTCCTTCAGAGTGGGGTGCATGGCTGCGAGGAGATTTTTGCTCGCTGCACTGCTCTGCTTGAAGGGATGCAAAACCCTCATCCACAAGATGCGACTCGCATGGTGTTGGAGATAACTCGTGCCCTGGCCTGCTTGCTCTCAGAGACTCACAGTATCAAGGGCCTGAAGCTTTACCTCAAAGCTTACCAGAGTAACAAATCTGAAACCGTCACACTGGTGAAAAGCAGACAAGCTCAGCACCTAACCAAAATAGTGATGGCCTTTACAGACCAACTACTGCACATACATCCCTCTCTGATATTTGACAGCGAGTGTGCAGTGACAACAAATGAGAATGATAAGCTAGATATAgaggcttcttcttcttctacaaTTATTGAGTTTTTGTTGGCTATCTCACCTGGCAATAGAGAAGTGCATGAACTTCAAGCAGcatatttatttttgacaggcaGGTTTATGGACAGTGCAGAGGTGTACTCTGCTCTCTTGCATCATGGTTATTGTCAGAAAACGTCAGAGTGTAGCACAGACAAATCATACCAAGACCCTCCTGAGAGGAGAGCTAGACTCTTAACCAGTCGAGCCGCTGCCTGCTTGTCTGCAGGTGGACGGATTGCGGAGGCATGCAGGGATCTGGGTGAAGCATTTGAGTTACACCCTGCCACTGCCcgaatttattttcaaaagctATTCACAGATCATGGTACAGGGGTGGCTGCTCGCAACCATCTCCGTCAGCAGGCAGAGAGAGGCCTGTCTGGTTACAGAGAACGGGTCCCCATCCGTCCAGACCTGCGGTCCTCTGAAGGAGTTGAGCTTCTGGACCCTGTGATCACTCAGTTACGGACTCTGTGCCATTTAGAGCCTGATGGGGGAGGCAGAGAGCTGCGGGTACGACTGGCTGACTGTCTGCTCCTCAGAGGAGAACACAAAGAGGCCCTCTCCATCTGTAGCCAGCTAGCTGCTGCCCAAGGTCAGCAGAGCTATCAAAACACAGTGCAGGTTCTTTGTGGATATGCACGACTTCTCTCAGATGACCACAAGGGAGCGTTGGAAGACTTCCAGGCTGTGATTGAACACAATGCCCCCCACCCATCCAGCTGTGTGCGTGCACTCTGTGGCAGGGGGCTCCTGCGCATGATTGGCGGCTTACACTACCTCACAGCTCTAGACTATGTGACAGCTAGCAGGCTGCACCCTCAGGAAACCGCACTGACTGTTCGCTGCTTGGTACCATGGAACTACAGGGGGCTGCTGTTTACTGTTTTACTAGAGCAGGGACGAGTCATGCTGGAGGGGACAGGGGAGCACGAATCCATGTCCAGTTCAAGTGAAGACTCCCAACAGCCCCAGCAGGGGGATCAGCCCCAGGCCCCTTCaaagagaaacaaacacagatcaGG GACTCCAGCTGGTGTCCAGTCTCTGGCTGTGCTGCTGATGGAGCTCCAGCCCGGTGATGATGGGTCTCAAATTCTGGCAGCAGATGCCTTGTACCAGCTTGGCCGAGTGGAGGAGGCCTACCGCCTACTACTTTCCATTGGGCCCAGCAGTCCTCGGGCACCCATCCTGGCTCGCCTCGCCCTACTACAGCTGCACAGAGGCTTTCTTTATGACACCAATCAG CTGCTTAAAAAGCTCATTCAGTGCGGCGATACGAGCTGCTTGCGCCCCCTGTTGGCGGTAGCACAACAGAAGGACCGGGCTCTTCTGCAGGCGCACTGCCACTCTGCTGCTAAACGCATCCTGGAGGGCATGCGAGAGGAAAGCGCTGTCAGGGAGGCTGTGGCATATCTCTCCATTGCCATCATGGCCTCTG GTGGCGTGGCAGCAGAGTCTTTACTGGAGAGAGCGAGGTGTTATGCCCTGCTGGGCCAACGAAAGACAGCCATCTTTGATTTCAGTGCCATACTGAAGGAGCACCCAAAATACGTTCAGGCCCTCTGTGGAAGAGGCTTCACCTATCTCATGCTGAACCAACAAAAG GAATGTACTCGTGATATACTGGCAGCACTTCAAATAAACACTGACATAGTCACCAAAGACATCCTATCACTCAAGGACAAGGCACGGAAGCtcgtctgtgattggctgcatcAGCTCTGTCGGACCAATCTGTCGGACATCCTGCTCGCCAATGCTGTCCCCTGCCATAAAGAGCAGCTCAGAGAGGCTTTTACAATTGGTGGAGCTCTGATGAAGACAGACTGCAGAGACCCCAGATGGCATCTCCTCTATGTGGACATACTCTTGGCCAAAG GTGAAGTTAAGGCAGCAGCCGCTCATCTGTGCCAGGTGTTTGGCCAGGAGCCGAGAGATGCAGTGGCCCAGGCCAGGGTGGGTGTGCTGGAGGCCTGGAAGCAGAACTACCGCAGCGCAGCTCGCAGGCTCAGCAAACTGACTGAGAAAGATTTGTCCAGTCTGGGCTTCTTGCTGGCCCTTATCCCAATCAATCAGCGCAAATGCATGGCACAG GCAGCAGCACAGGAGGCCAGCAGTGTGTCATCAGGTGGCCAGTGGGATCAGGCCCTCACACTCCTGACTGTGGCAGTACAAGCAGGGGGAAATTACAGACTCCAGTATCTTCGCCAGCGGGCTGCGTGCCTCGCTCACCTGGGCCTACACGAGCGGGCCATAGCTGACCTGGACAGAGTTATCCAGAAACACAATGGATCTGACTCCAGCTGCTCAGATGAGCACCAATTGTGGGCGGAAGACCTGTGTCGGCGAGGCCGCAGCCTGGTGCTCTGTTCCAGAGAAGGAGCTGCTCTAGAGGACTTTACTCGGGCCTTGGAGCTCCACAGGAACCAAGCCATCCAGTGTGTGGAGGCTGGTCTGGGGAGGCTACGTCTGGCTGAGTGCTTCCTGCGGGGAGCTCTGCAGCACTATGGGGAGCAGCAGCTCAGTAAAGCCTGGACAATGATTGAATGTGGTCTAGTTGTGGACAGTGACAACACAGAGCTCCGCAGACTGAGGGCAAAGGTCAAACGAGAAGTAGCCAGCCCCTGCAATGTCAACTAG
- the si:ch211-112c15.8 gene encoding tumor necrosis factor receptor superfamily member 1A, translating to MDFVLVFPLILALFFTGQCDTEVTGQNGSSCYEMCPPGYHVAGECADKEHKCEKCGNGTYTDIENSVSKCLPCAVCGHYQEEEHNCSFNRNVKCKCKKGYYNSPPKSEPTKMYCKKCPCGPCKEPSNNKRKCRSCQSCLDLPECKEQCTESAFPTSTDLSTTSATTSASPAATTTTASNNTSDPIVKPVLPISNEMLWLFLVAFLVTFLVFLLLLLLFARNLFRYPNCLCWSAKKDLKLPVEQPKFNEQSSHQGSIPNTLTFNISEETPMMTFSQSPATPQHPAHIASLLSDHKAVRQDEQSEHWPAVVLYAIINEVPLRRWKEFLRLLSVADQQLERVELESGLGLGSMERQYQMLRLWSQRSSASLNDIFSALHYMDLSGCAQLLQERMEKLQWRPELKQGFTACRSYTDHGFNGAMQDT from the exons ATGGACTTTGTTTTG GTTTTTCCACTGATACTTGCCTTGTTTTTCACTGGACAGTGTGACACTGAGGTTACAGGACAAAACGGGAGTTCATGTTATGAAATGTGCCCACCTG GGTATCATGTAGCCGGTGAGTGTGCTGATAAAGAgcacaaatgtgaaaaatgtggtAATGGCACATACACAGATATAGAAAACTCAGTGTCAAAATGCCTGCCGTGTGCTGTATGTGGTC ATTATCAGGAGGAAGAACATAACTGCTCCTTTAAtagaaatgtgaaatgtaaatgtaaaaagggATACTACAACTCCCCACCAAAGTCTGAACCCACCAAAATGTATTGCAAGAAATGCCCCTGTGGACCTTGTAAAG AGCCTTCCaacaacaaaaggaaatgccggTCCTGCCAAAG TTGTTTGGACCTCCCTGAATGCAAGGAGCAATGTACAGAAAGTGCATTTCCAACTTCAACAGATCTATCAACAACATCTGCAACCACATCTGCATCTCCAGCTGCAACTACGACCACAGCTTCAAACAACACATCGGATCCTATCGTGAAGCCAGTTCTACCTATCT CGAACGAAATGCTCTGGCTGTTTCTGGTGGCATTTCTGGTGACATTTCTGGTGTTCCTTTTGCTCCTGCTGCTCTTCGCCAGGAATCTGTTCAGATACCCAAATTGTCTTTGCTGGAGTGCGAAAAAAGACCTGAAGCTGCCTGTTGAGCAGCCCAAATTCAATG AACAAAGCAGTCATCAAGGCAGCATCCCCAACACGCTG ACATTTAACATATCTGAGGAAACTCCCATGATGACTTTTAGTCAGAGTCCAGCCACGCCACAACATCCAGCCCACATCGCTTCTCTACTATCAGACCACAAAG CTGTCCGACAAGATGAGCAATCAGAGCACTGGCCGGCCGTCGTCCTCTACGCGATTATCAACGAGGTGCCCTTGCGTAGGTGGAAGGAGTTCTTGCGTCTGCTCTCTGTGGCTGATCAGCAGCTGGAGCGAGTGGAGCTGGAGTCCGGTTTGGGTCTGGGCTCCATGGAGAGGCAGTACCAGATGCTGAGGCTGTGGAGTCAGCGCTCCTCTGCGAGCCTGAATGACATCTTCTCGGCCTTGCACTACATGGATTTATCCGGCTGTGCCCAGCTGTTGCAGGAAAGAATGGAAAAGCTGCAGTGGAGGCCTGAACTGAAGCAAGGTTTCACAGCCTGCAGAAGTTACACCGACCATGGCTTCAATGGGGCAATGCAGGACACCTGA